One stretch of Podospora bellae-mahoneyi strain CBS 112042 chromosome 2, whole genome shotgun sequence DNA includes these proteins:
- a CDS encoding hypothetical protein (EggNog:ENOG503P0EV; BUSCO:EOG09262E7W; COG:S), which produces MDSALAPKSASVADVPEDGGDASVARNKPRSDSIGSHKSSDSQTAADFLRDQMQLEADAREALPYSIENCTNALGPLRQAVFACLTCNPPPAHSSDPYNAAGVCYACSVQCHGEHTLVEIFNKRNFTCDCGTTRLPSTSPCNLRLNPETNSKGGVHSQEPDVNNKYNQNFRNRFCGCECDYDPFEQKGTMFQCLGLGTHDTGGCGEDWWHPGCVVGMGPKWFEKMAKEKKPKTEQDKEDGTSAPLPTISEDSEALPTQNGAEEEEEEEDDPPLPPGFPEEDNFEAFLCYKCVEAYPWVKRYAGTEGFLPAVHFKPDGAAKETLPDAPATTDFKTEEPTLKVEGAASTKTEVPAATTTPAAANLDVPKKRKALDDDEDEAGSQTSKRVKNEDESKESPRERSATPSAPPPCKLLSLPPVPPAGKFSLFCKPDFREKLCRCSSCFPLLVPHPQLLEEEETYEPPVSPEASDNGSTLGSNSLYERGESALKNVDRVRAIEGVMAYNHLKDKLKPFFQQFAESGQAISAEDIKGYFAKLRGDEEVATADTSAQGKGGGDNRREESGY; this is translated from the exons ATGGATTCTGCCTTGGCGCCCAAGTCGGCCTCCGTCGCCGACGTTCctgaggatggaggggatgcTTCAGTCGCGCGCAACAAGCCTCGCAGCGACAGCATAGGGTCGCACAAGTCGAGCGATTCGCAGACTGCCGCCGA TTTCTTGCGCGACCAGATGCAGCTAGAGGCCGATGCGCGCGAGGCTCTTCCTTAT AGCATCGAGAACTGTACCAATGCCCTCGGCCCTCTCCGACAGGCAGTATTTGCTTGCCTCACTTGCAATCCACCGCCCGCGCACTCGTCCGATCCCTACAATGCCGCCGGCGTCTGCTATGCCTGCTCGGTGCAATGCCATGGCGAGCACACCCTCGTCGAGATCTTCAACAAGCGCAACTTTACCTGCGACTGTGGTACCACGAGACTACCTTCGACAAGCCCTTGCAACCTTCGTCTAAATCCCGAAACCAACTCCAAGGGAGGTGTTCACTCCCAGGAGCCCGATGTGAACAACAAATACAACCAAAATTTTCGCAATCGGTTTTGTGGTTGCGAATGTGACTACGATCCTTTTGAGCAAAAGGGAACCATGTTTCAGTGTTTGGGTCTAGGTACACATGACACAGGAGGGTGTGGCGAGGACTGGTGGCACCCgggttgtgttgttggaatGGGTCCAAAGTGGTTCGAGAAGATGGCCAAAGAGAAGAAGCCGAAGACAGAGCAGGACAAGGAGGATGGCACCAGTGCCCCATTGCCGACCATCTCGGAAGATTCTGAAGCGCTCCCGACCCAGAAcggtgccgaggaagaagaagaggaggaggatgatccCCCACTTCCCCCTGGATTCCCTGAAGAAGACAACTTTGAAGCCTTCTTGTGCTACAAGTGTGTGGAGGCTTACCCTTGGGTCAAGCGATATGCCGGCACCGAAGGATTTCTACCTGCGGTCCACTTCAAGCCTGATGGAGCGGCCAAAGAGACCCTTCCAGATGCTCCTGCCACTACGGACTTCAAGACAGAGGAGCCCACGCTCAAAGTTGAGGGGGCTGCCTCTACCAAAACCGAGGTGcctgctgccaccaccacaccagccgCTGCCAACCTCGATGTTCCCAAGAAGCGCAAAGCCttggacgatgatgaggatgaggcaGGTTCTCAGACATCCAAGCGTGTGAAGAATGAAGATGAATCCAAAGAGAGTCCTAGAGAGCGCTCTGCTACACCTTCTGCTCCCCCGCCTTGCAAGCTTCTATCCCTACCCCCGGTGCCCCCCGCAGGCAAATTCTCTCTTTTCTGCAAGCCCGACTTCCGAGAGAAGCTGTGTCGCTGTTCTTCCTGCTTCCCTCTGCTCGTCCCTCatccccagcttcttgaggaagaagagaccTATGAGCCACCTGTGTCACCAGAGGCGTCGGATAACGGGTCCACATTGGGCAGCAACTCCCTCTATGAGCGGGGAGAATCTGCACTGAAGAATGTTGATAGGGTGAGAGCTATCGAAGGTGTGATGGCGTACAATCATCTCAAGGACAAGTTGAAGCCGTTCTTTCAGCAGTTTGCCGAGAGCGGACAGGCAATCAGTGCCGAGGATATCAAGGGCTACTTTGCGAAACTGagaggcgatgaggaggtCGCCACTGCGGATACGTCTGCCCAGGGGAAGGGAGGCGGTGACAATcggagggaggagagtggATACTGA
- the RPL5 gene encoding 60S ribosomal protein L5 (BUSCO:EOG0926419M; COG:J; EggNog:ENOG503NU2R), with translation MAFHKLVKNSAYYSRFQTKYKRRREGKTDYYARKRLITQAKNKYNAPKYRLVVRFSNRDIITQIVTSEITGDKIFAAAYSHELRAYGIEHGLTNWAAAYATGLLLARRVLKKLGLDEQFAGVEEADGEYTLTEATETDDGERRPFKAFLDVGLSRTSTGARVFGVMKGASDGGILVPHSENRFPGFDMESEELDAETLKKYIFGGHVAEYMETLADDDEERYKGQFVKYIEDDLEADSLEDLYAEAHKAIREDPFKKYESDAPKKTKEEWKAESKKYRQSKLTHEQRKAGVQERIAALLQE, from the exons ATG GCCTTCCACAAGCTTGTGAAGAACAGCGCGTACTACAG CCGCTTCCAGACCAAGTACAAGCGCagaagagagggaaagaCCGACTACTATGCTCGCAAGCGCCTGATCACCCAGGCCAAGAACAAGTACAACGCCCCCAAGTACAGACTCGTTGTCCGCTTCTCCAACcgcgacatcatcacccagatCGTCACCTCCGAGATCACCGGTGACAAGATCTTCGCTGCCGCCTACTCCCACGAGCTCCGCGCCTATGGCATCGAGCACGGTCTTACCAACTGGGCCGCTGCCTACGCCACTggtctcctcctcgcccgccgggtcttgaagaagctcgGCCTCGATGAGCAGTTCgccggtgttgaggaggcCGATGGTGAGTACACTCTCACCGAGGCCACCGAGACCGACGATGGTGAGCGTCGCCCCTTCAAGGCCTTCCTTGATGTCGGTCTCTCCCGCACCTCCACCGGTGCCCGTGTCTTCGGTGTCATGAAGGGTGCCTCCGACGGTGGTATCCTCGTCCCCCACTCCGAGAACCGCTTCCCCGGTTTCGACATGGAGTCTGAGGAGCTCGATGCCGAGACCCTCAAGAAGTACATCTTCGGCGGTCACGTCGCTGAGTACATGGAGACCCtcgccgacgacgatgaggagcGCTACAAGGGCCAGTTCGTCAAGTACATCGAGGACGACCTTGAGGCCGACTCCCTCGAGGACCTCTATGCCGAGGCCCACAAGGCCATCCGCGAGGACCCCTTCAAGAAGTACGAGTCCGACGCGcccaagaagaccaaggaggagtggAAGGCTGAGTCCAAGAAGTACCGCCAGTCCAAGCTCACCCACGAGCAGCGCAAGGCTGGTGTCCAGGAGCGTATTGCCGCCCTTCTTCAGGAGTAA
- a CDS encoding hypothetical protein (COG:S; EggNog:ENOG503NVUE): MEPEEVPVEYILDEIDAMAPVSSTPKPKVLLFDIGGVCVISPFQSILDYELSLGIPPGWVNYSLSKTAPTGFWHRLERGDIPMDASFFDGFNQDLHDPARWKAFYQAQQAKNPALPKEIPPLPKLDGQWLFNDMMKSARAPDPWMFPALKALKASGKFIIAALSNTVIFPPGHDLYQENFMDDPLRSQFDVFVSSAHVGLRKPDPKMYQYALEKVNEFAKANAGTARGQAGGWSSGVKTNEITFLDDIGENLKAAKQAGFQTIKVPLGRAYEAVEELEKMTGLSLDGGHPKIPIKPNFKGSKARL, from the exons ATGGAACCAGAAGAGGTTCCCGTCGAATACATCCTTGACGAAATCGACGCCATGGCACCCGTATCTTCGACTCCCAAGCCAAAGGTTCTCTTATTTGATATTGGGGGTGTTTGT GTCATCTCACCCTTCCAATCCATCCTCGATTACGAGCTGTCACTTGGCATCCCCCCAGGATGGGTCAACTACTCCCTCTCCAAGACTGCTCCTACCGGATTCTGGCACCGCCTAGAAAGAGGCGACATCCCAATGGACGCCTCCTTCTTCGACGGGTTCAACCAAGATCTTCACGACCCGGCCCGGTGGAAGGCATTCTACCAAGCCCAGCAAGCCAAGAACCCTGCTTTGCCAAAAGAgattcctccccttcccaagctTGATGGGCAATGGTTGTTCAACGACATGATGAAATCTGCTAGGGCACCGGACCCGTGGATGTTCCCAGCCCTGAAGGCTCTTAAAGCCAGCGGCAAGTTCATCATTGCTGCTCTCAGCAACACTGTCATCTTCCCACCAGGCCACGACTTGTATCAGGAGAACTTCATGGACGACCCCCTCCGCAGTCAGTTCGATGTTTTTGTGTCATCAGCTCATGTTGGACTTCGCAAGCCCGACCCGAAGATGTATCAGTATGCGTTGGAAAAGGTGAATGAGTTTGCGAAGGCGAACGCGGGCACGGCAAGAGGTCAGGCGGGAGGGTGGTCGTCAGGAGTAAAGACAAATGAAATCACGTTTCTGGATGACATTGGAGAGAACTTGAAAGCTGCAAAGCAGGCTGGATTTCagaccatcaaggtgccATTAGGCAGAGCATATGAGGCAgttgaggagttggagaagatgacGGGGCTGTCGTTGGATGGTGGCCACCCCAAGATTCCCATCAAGCCAAACTTCAAGGGCAGCAAGGCGAGGCTCTAG
- a CDS encoding hypothetical protein (COG:U; EggNog:ENOG503NYWF) encodes MTVGLTEDRLGPGADDGSGSSTTSATITATEQTPLLASDTSSVTIARHISLERESTVHNEPSEEDEHPPLGWKRGTAIILSMWALIFLQAANMSGISTTQSSIAEDLDAYQNAMWFTSSYMISVSSTAPLVGRLSMIFSPGVMVLICSTWFTIGAVIVSVAPTFGVFILGRVLCGIGSGGIMTLCMILVIQLTSKKKRGLWIGLVNAGFTIGVSTGAVVFGALLPVIGWRLLFGSQAPLSFLTGLGVFLSIPRRPSTHHSCDKSLLTKLSSIDYLGALTLTATITSLLYALSTYTRAPLALSLLSLSLFLLIESRHPDPIIPLPILSSRGVLLSCLSQLGFMASRWTVLFYAPIFILAVRGLSPALAGSVLIPTNLGFGIGGLLVGWLHIKRSGSFWLPCLLSLFIFGCSLLELSFVSNHETRYGVYIAVVFINGLCTGAAVNYTLAHLLHLAPAKDHFIVTGLLATFRGFAGSFGTGIGGGVFNRVLRGSLTRGFLELGHGELTERSEKLITVLVGSPAAVWQEGVLSKMEQGVAVGGYEMALRKLYMGAAGVTVVVLILQWATGWKGVEDETKTDEEGIREAVLEADPAMEA; translated from the exons ATGACAGTCGGTCtcaccgaggaccgtctTGGGCCCGGTGCTGACGACGGGTCCGGcagctccaccacctcagcAACCATCACCGCTACCGAGCAAACACCCCTTCTCGCGTCCGACACATCCTCAGTCACCATCGCCCGTCACATCTCCCTTGAACGAGAGTCAACAGTCCATAATGAGCCCTCAGAGGAAGATGAACACCCTCCCCTGGGCTGGAAAAGAGGCACAGCCATCATCTTGTCCATGTGGGCTCTTATCTTCCTCCAAGCAGCCAACATGTCTGGCATCAGCACCACTCAATCTTCCATTGCTGAGGACCTGGATGCCTACCAAAACGCCATGTGGTTTACGTCTTCGTACATGATTAGCGTGTCCTCCACCGCTCCTCTTGTTGGTCGTCTGTCCATGATATTCTCGCCTGGGGTGATGGTGCTCATATGCTCGACGTGGTTTACCATTGGGGCGGTTATTGTTTCGGTTGCGCCTACATTCGGGGTGTTTATCCTAGGCAGAGTGTTGTGTGGTATTGGGAGCGGTGGGATCATGACACTGTGTATGATACTGGTCATCCAGCTCAcctccaagaagaaaagggggctgTGGATCGGACTAGTAAACGCGGGCTTCACCATAGGAGTCTCAACAGGCGCAGTGGTATTTGGTGCACTCCTCCCAGTCATAGGATGG cgcctcctcttcggatCTCAagcccccctctccttcctcaccggCCTGGGCGTATTCCTCAGCATCCCCCGCCGCCCCTCCACTCACCACTCCTGCGAcaaatccctcctcaccaaacTCTCCAGCATCGACTACCTCGgcgccctcaccctcaccgccaccatcacctccctgTTATACGCCCTCTCAACCTACACCCGTGCCCCCCTAGCTctatccctcctctccctctccctcttcctacTAATTGAATCCCGCCACCCcgaccccatcatccccctccccatcctctcctcccgtGGCGTCTTGCTATCTTGCCTCTCCCAACTAGGCTTCATGGCCTCGCGGTGGACAGTCCTCTTCTACgcccccatcttcatcctGGCCGTCCGCGGcctctcccccgccctcgccggctccgtcctcatccccaccaacctcggcTTCGGCATCGGGGGTCTGCTCGTAGGCTGGCTGCACATCAAGCGCTCCGGCTCCTTCTGGCTGCCCTGCCTCTTATCCCTCTTCATCTTTGGCTGCTCCCTCTTGGAACTCTCGTTCGTGAGCAACCACGAGACGAGATACGGGGTTTATATCGCCGTGGTCTTCATCAACGGGTTGTGTACCGGCGCAGCGGTGAACTACACGCTCGCTCACCTGTTGCATCTCGCACCGGCAAAGGACCATTTTATCGTTACAGGTTTGTTGGCTACGTTTAGGGGTTTCGCGGGGAGTTTTGGGACGGGgattgggggtggggttttCAACCGGGTTCTGAGAGGTAGTTTAACACGGGGCTTTCTGGAGCTGGGGCATGGGGAGTTGACGGAGCGGAGCGAGAAGTTGATTACCGTTTTGGTGGGCAGTCCGGCCGCTGTCTGGCAAGAAGGGGTACTCAGCAAGATGGAACAGGGGGTTGCTGTGGGCGGGTATGAGATGGCGCTGAGAAAGTTGTACATGGGTGCCGCTGgggtgacggtggtggtgttgattttGCAGTGGGCCACAGGCTGGAAAGGGGTGGAAGACGAGACAAAgacagatgaggaggggattAGAGAGGCCGTGCTGGAGGCTGATCCCGCCATGGAGGCTTAG
- the MCM2 gene encoding MCM DNA helicase complex subunit (COG:L; EggNog:ENOG503NVM8), with amino-acid sequence MSSPLRDNPSSANRGVPARGNRKRSRTNGEDAPSSIAGASSPALPSSPPAFHTIAHGADDEDEVEEDVEIPDDLDDLDEAAEDDVDLFRDGFEQDYRSREDDRYEGIDLDDEGDYDAMNLGDRRRLEAQLNRRDREVARRQRLPAAFLPGEEDGDIDLSAQPRRRRHRYDEDPDEDMDGDIMDEELSLEALHDVKASSLTDWVSQQAVQRTIKREFKAFLTEYIDDSGSSVYGNRIRTLGEVNAETLEVSYEHLSTSKAILAYFLANAPAEMLKLFDEVAMDVVLLHYPDYERIHAEIHVRIFDLPVHYTLRQLRQSHLNCLVRVSGVVTRRSGVFPQLKYVKFDCTKCGVTLGPFQQESNVEVKVSYCQSCQSRGPFTLNSEKTVYRNYQKLTLQESPGTVPAGRLPRHREVILLWDLIDKAKPGEEIEVTGIYRNSYDAQLNNRNGFPVFATILEANNIIKSHDQLAGFRMTDEDEHEIRRLSKDPHIVDKIINSIAPSIYGHTDIKTAVALSLFGGVAKVTTGGHRVRGDINVLLLGDPGTAKSQVLKYVEKTAHRAVFATGQGASAVGLTASVRRDPLTSEWTLEGGALVLADKGTCLIDEFDKMNDQDRTSIHEAMEQQTISISKAGIVTTLQARCGIIAAANPIGGRYNSSIPFSANVELTEPILSRFDILCVVRDTVEPEEDERLANFIVGSHSRSHPLSQSQAANTQNGGQSMEVEHDSAQQETQQNGIKKEDQIPQELLRKYILYAREKCSPKLYHIDEDKVARLFADMRRESLATGAYPITVRHLEAIIRIAEAFCKMRLSEYCSAQDIDRAIAVTVESFVGSQKVSCKKALARAFAKYTLARPGATNGTQSQGRRGRAAVRA; translated from the exons ATGAG CTCCCCACTTCGTGATAACCCGTCCTCTGCCAACCGTGGCGTACCAGCCCGGGGAAATAGAAAGCGCTCACGCACTAATGGTGAAGATGCGCCTTCTTCCATTGCGGGCGCCTCCAGCCCCGccctgccctcctcccccccggccTTCCACACCATCGCCCATGGCgcggacgacgaggatgaggttgaggaagatgttgaGATCCCGGATGATCTCGACGATTTGGATGAAgccgccgaggatgatgtgGACCTGTTCAGGGATGGCTTTGAGCAAGATTACCGCAGCAGGGAGGACGATCGATATGAGGGCATTGATCTTGACGACGAGGGCGACTACGATGCCATGAATCTTGGTGACAGGCGACGTCTCGAGGCCCAACTTAACCGCAGAGATCGAGAGGTTGCCAGGCGGCAACGTCTCCCTGCCGCTTTCCTTcctggtgaagaagacggCGATATCGATCTCTCAGCCCAGCCTCGCCGTCGCAGACATCGCTACGATGAGGACCCTGATGAGGATATGGATGGTGATATCATGGATGAGGAGCTCTCACTCGAGGCCCTCCATGATGTCAAAGCTTCCAGTCTGACAGACTGGGTGTCCCAACAAGCCGTCCAGCGCACAATCAAGAGAGAGTTCAAGGCCTTCCTCACAGAGTACATCGATGATAGCGGCTCGTCAGTTTACGGCAACCGCATCAGAACTCTTGGTGAGGTGAACGCTGAGACTCTCGAGGTTTCTTATGAGCACCTCTCCACTTCTAAGGCCATCTTGGCCTACTTCTTGGCCAACGCTCCTGCCGAGATGCTCAAGCTGTTCGACGAGGTTGCTATGGATGTCGTTCTGCTGCATTACCCCGATTACGAGCGTATCCACGCCGAGATTCACGTTCGCATCTTTGACCTTCCCGTACACTACACCCTTCGCCAGCTTCGCCAGTCTCACCTCAACTGCCTTGTGCGTGTGAGCGGTGTGGTGACGAGAAGATCCGGTGTCTTCCCTCAGCTCAAGTACGTCAAGTTTGACTGCACCAAGTGCGGTGTCACACTCGGTCCCTTCCAGCAAGAGTCCAATGTCGAAGTCAAGGTGTCATACTGCCAGAGCTGCCAGTCTCGCggccccttcaccctcaactCGGAGAAGACCGTCTACAGAAACTACCAAAAGCTCACCCTCCAAGAATCGCCCGGCACAGTCCCTGCCGGTCGTCTTCCCCGTCACCGTGAGGTGATTCTCCTTTGGGATCTCATCGACAAGGCCAAGCCCGGTGAGGAGATCGAGGTGACCGGTATCTACCGCAATAGCTACGATGCCCAGCTCAACAACCGCAACGGCTTCCCGGTCTTTGCCACTATCCTCGAGGCAAACAACATCATAAAATCTCATGATCAGCTCGCTGGTTTCCGCATGACAGATGAAGACGAACATGAGATCCGTCGCCTGTCCAAGGATCCCCACATTGTGGACAAGATTATCAACTCTATTGCCCCAAGCATTTACGGGCACACCGACATCAAAACCGCTGTCGCACTGTCTCTCTTTGGAGGTGTAGCCAAGGTTACCACGGGCGGGCACCGCGTCAGAGGAGACATCAATGTGTTGCTGCTCGGCGACCCAGGTACCGCCAAGTCCCAAGTTCTCAAGTATGTCGAAAAGACCGCCCACCGTGCCGTCTTTGCCACCGGTCAGGGTGCCTCCGCAGTCGGTCTGACAGCCTCGGTCCGCCGCGACCCTCTCACCAGCGAGTGGACGTTGGAAGGCGGCGCCCTTGTCCTGGCAGACAAAGGAACCTGCCTGATCGACGAGTTCGACAAGATGAACGACCAGGACAGAACATCCATCCACGAAGCCATGGAGCAACAGACCATTTCCATCTCCAAGGCTGGTATCGTGACTACCCTGCAGGCTAGGTGCGGCATCattgccgccgccaaccccatTGGCGGGCGATACAACTCTTCCATCCCCTTCAGCGCCAACGTCGAACTCACCGAGCCGATTCTGTCCCGTTTTGACATTTTGTGCGTGGTGAGGGACACGGTCgagccggaggaggacgaaAGGCTGGCCAATTTTATTGTTGGGTCACACTCGAGAAGTCATCCGCTGTCCCAGTCGCAGGCGGCTAACACCCAGAATGGCGGGCAGTCGATGGAGGTGGAGCATGATTCTGCCCAGCAAGAGACGCAGCAGAATgggatcaagaaggaggaccaGATCCCGCAGGAGCTGCTGAGGAAGTACATCTTGTACGCGAGGGAGAAGTGCTCGCCCAAGCTGTATCACATCGATGAGGACAAGGTGGCGAGGTTGTTTGCTGacatgaggagggagagtttgGCGACGGGGGCTTATCCTATTACT GTCCGTCATCTGGAGGCTATCATCCGTATCGCGGAAGCTTTCTGCAAGATGAGGTTGAGCGAGTACTGCTCTGCGCAGGATATTGACCGGGCGATTGCCGTCACGGTGGAGAGTTTTGTGGGGAGTCAGAAGGTCAGCTGCAAGAAGGCGCTGGCGAGGGCTTTTGCAAAGTATACGCTTGCTCGGCCGGGGGCTACGAACGGGACGCAGTCGcaagggaggagggggagggcggctGTGAGGGCTTGA
- the URA4 gene encoding dihydroorotase (COG:F; BUSCO:EOG092649QJ; EggNog:ENOG503NU7X; MEROPS:MER0061068): protein MKDTYTLPSAADMHVHLRNAPGPIASLVTPTIRPAGIDTVFVMPNLAPVPVTSVDAALEYKSALEAIDPSVNYLMSLYLHSSITPEEIAKAKKAGIAGVKAYPKGATTNSQWGVVSFEPFDEVLKAMEKEGIVLNLHGEVPSDSKEGVTVMNAESRFLPTLRSLVGKYPKLKIVLEHCTTGEAVEAVREFGEDVVGTITAHHLSLLVDDWSANVHHYCKPSAKSPEDRRALLQAVVSSKGKFFLGTDSAPHDISSKKGKGNTAAGVFTQPYALGYVLKALEEGIARGDISDSDVNDEALAGFFSSYGRKFYGLPPSDKKILLKKDGATVEESLKSEQAEIVPYRAGEKIWSVEWL from the exons ATGAAAGACACCtacaccctcccctcagcAGCGGACATGCATGTCCACCTCCGCAACGCCCCAGGCCCCATCGCCTCCCTCGTCACGCCCACCATCCGCCCAGCCGGCATCGACACCGTCTTCGTCATGCCCAACCTCGCCCCTGTCCCCGTCACCTCTGTCGACGCTGCTCTCGAGTACAAGTCCGCCTTAGAAGCCATCGACCCAAGCGTCAATTACCTCATGTCTTTGTACCTCcactcctccatcacccccgaggagattgccaaggccaagaaggctggcATTGCCGGTGTGAAGGCTTACCCCAAGGGAGCGACTACCAACAGCCAATGGGGTGTTGTGAGCTTTGAGCCTTTTGACGAGGTGCTCAAGGCtatggagaaggaagggatTGTGCTGAACTTGCACGGGGAGGTGCCGAGTGATAGCAAGGAGGGGGTTACGGTGATGAATGCGGAGAGCAGGTTCTTGCCTACGCTGAGGAGCTTGGTGGGCAAGTACCCCAAGTTGAAGATTGTGTTGGAGCATTGCACTActggggaggcggtggaggctgTGAgagagtttggggaggatgttgtgGGGACTATT ACTGCTCATCACTTGAGCTTGCTGGTGGATGACTGGTCCGCCAATGTGCACCACTACTGCAAGCCCTCTGCCAAGTCCCCCGAGGACCGTCGGGCTCTTCTTCAGGCTGTTGTGTCCTCCAAGGGGAAGTTCTTCCTTGGTACTGACAGTGCTC CCCACGATATCTCCTCCAAGAAGGGTAAGGgcaacaccgccgccggtgtCTTCACCCAGCCTTACGCCCTCGGCTACGTCCTCAAGGCTCTTGAGGAGGGCATCGCCCGCGGTGACATTTCTGACTCGGACGTCAATGACGAAGCTTTGGCCGGTTTCTTCTCCTCCTACGGCCGCAAGTTCTACGGCTTGCCTCCTTCTGACAAGAAGATCTTGCTGAAGAAGGATGGTGCCACTGTTGAGgagagcttgaagagcgAGCAGGCTGAGATTGTGCCATATCGTGCTGGCGAGAAGATTTGGAGTGTGGAGTGGCTTTGA